The Fodinibius salinus nucleotide sequence ATCGGGGACGATGTGCGCATTATCGGGGGCGACCATCTTGAAGATGGGGAATACGAAAATTACCACGTGGTTGACGGTATTGTTATTGTACCTAAAAACTCAGTAATCGAAGATGGGACTGAGATTTAGAAAAAATAATCTTTTGTGCTGCGTATTGCGTAAGAAATAGATTTGCTAGTCAAGTTCTTTTGAGTGTTGATAGTAACAATGCCCCAATACTTACTTGTTACTCATTGTTCTGTATTTCCTCAAGCTTACTCATCGCCCGATCATTCAGATTGTCGAAAAGCTCTTTATCAATATCACCAACGGTATATTTTAGATGTAGCCATACCACATAGGTACCCATCACATCTTCGTAGCAGTAATGCTCAATTTGGGGTAGTTGTTCATCTCGATACATTGCAAGTACTTCATGGCCTTCGCCGGTCTGTTTAAAGGGAATGTCGATCAGGTGTCCCAAGTGTTTAAGCTTGGGCCATGAGCTGGCACCATAATTACTGAATTCGTCAATAAGATCTACATTATCGTTGCTGTAACGGTAATTAATATCGTAATGATTGAGCCGTTTAGGCATTTGTAGCCCGTGTTTTAAGGCTCGGTACGTAAGTAAGGGCAGATCAAAGCCGCGCCCATTGTGGTGAACAAGCCCAAAATCTTTGTAGGTGTTAAGGCTATCGAATATTTTTTGGAGTCCTTCTTTTTCGTCTTCCCCGTGCCAGCCTACTTTCTGTTTGGGAACACCATTATTTTCAATCCAGAGTCCTACCCACGAGACCATTCGGTGATACATGGGGGGCAGAAATCCTGAGGAGTTACGTGCCAGCTCTTCACTTGCTTGAATCAGCAGTTCATCTTCATCTGCTTCGGGATTTTTGATGACCTTTCGAACGAACTTAAAATCGGGAATAGTCTCGATATCAAATACAAAAAACATGATTACTCCGTTATTTCTCCAGCTATATTGTGGTTAAAGGCATTGATGATATTTTGTGTCTTGTCGTATTTGCCCAAAAGATACATGATTTTTGTGAGTGTTGCTTCGGTGGTCATATCTTTTGCGCTCAGGGCGCCCAGTTCAATAGCTTTGCGACCGCTTTCATAATTATTAAGCTCTACGGCGTCATAGTCTGCTTGAGAAGTGATGATGAGCAGTGTGTCCTCATCAACGCAGCGTTTAAAGAAGGGCAGAAGGCTTTGTTCGCCGTGAATGGGGAAGTTTCCACTTCCAAAGGCTTCGATAATAAGAGCGCGAATATTACTGAAATCAATTTGTTGCAGGTATTTCGGGTTTAGATTGGGATGAATCTTTTGCAAAAACACTTGGTCGTTAAACTCTGTAGATACCTGCAGCTTTTGTGCCGGTGATAGGATATGATCACTAATTTCAATATTTAGTCCAATTTCGGCCAGTGGAGAATAGTTCGGAGAGCTGAATGCATCAAAATCGCCGATACTCATTTTGGTGGCGCGATTACCCCGATAGACAAAGTCGTTAAAACAGATAGCCACTTCGGGCAGTGGCATAGTGGCCATTTCTATAGCATTGATAAGGTTTCGTCGCGCATCGCTACGGATATTGCGCATGGGGACTTGACTTCCGGTAAAAATGATGGGCTTGTCCAAGTTTTGCAGTGCAAAAGAAAGGGCAGAGGCCGTATAAGCCATAGTATCAGTACCGTGCAAAACTACAAATCCGTTATAATCCCTATAATGTTCATGAATGAACGTTGCCAGCTTTGACCAATGTTTTTTGTTGATATCCGAGCTGTCTTCGGAAAAGAGCTGCTTGCTTTGGATATCAGCAATTTTTGAGAGTTCGGGAATTGCTTCATATAGCAGCTGGGTCCATCGGTCGGTATCAAGCGTGGGATTGTTATCATCACCGATATCCATAGCAATAGTGCCGCCGGTTTGTATGAGGAGGATTTTCTTCATCTACTGGTTGGTAAAAAGCGAATTAAAACTATTTATGTAACTTATCTCACTAATTACTTTTTTGTATCGATTTAGAGGTTGAAATTGGTAGCCATTTGCTTTCAGGATGCTCTTCTTTTAAATGCTCTATGTATCGCTGGGGAAGAGGGAAAAAGATATCGTCTGATATAGGCGGAAAACGTCGTTTCATTTTTTTCTTGGGACGCTCGGGACGTAGGTCGGGATTCCAGCTAAAACCGTTTAAACGGCGATTAGCCGTTTGTTCACTTTCTGGTAAATATGATCCATCGACAGTTCCAATTGCATTCATCTTTTTAAGCTGACCGTTTTTAAAAAAGATGCGAATATCGGGAGCTGTCAGGTCAATAGCTCCATCCGGTTGCCCCTTTTTATTTTTGGTGTAACGGAGTAATTTGGCATTGCCAAAAACATAAATCTGTCTGAGTGTCCCTTCATTAAAATTAGCATGTAACGTATCTCCGGTAATCTGGTTAAGCCGGTTAAGGGAGGTATCCTGCTGCACCGAAAATGGTCTGGGATATGATTTTAGGCTGTCAATATCACCATTTTTAATCTTAGCCAGGATATACGGACCTGTAAGTTGCACCTGTTCGTGCCATGATTTGGCATTCGACCAAATTTCGAAGGTATTGGTACTGTCGGTATAGGTGGTAGTGTCGCCTACGGCGGAAAATGAGGAGGACCAGATACGTACGTTTTCAAATCCCCGCACCGTGGTAGAAGTGTCTGTTTGGGATTGGTGTTTAATCGAGCGAATAATATTAGCTTGAATGTGCGTGGTGTCGGCCTGTGTGGTATCGGTGGTATCAGATTCGAAATTTTGAAGCCAGGCATTGCCCTCAAGCAGTTTGCGACCAGTGGAGTCAGACTCCAAATAATCACCTTGAATCATACTCTCATTTTTTTGGTCATTGCCGTAAACTTTACCGTATAGTTCGTAATATTTTGTGTCTCTGTTGCTGAAAAGCGAATCCCCTTCTAGATACTGTAGGGAATCTGCAATTTGTACGTGACCCCGAAATTTTGCACTGTCGGCTCGGCGATAATAGTAGCCGGAGTCTGCCAGTAACGTTCCCCGCTGATCTTCAAGTCTAATCTTGTCAATAAAGTGAGCAATTCTAGTTGAAAAGCGGTAATCCACACTGTTTCCAAATAGGGTAGTACTGTCGGCTTCAATGATCACGCGTCCCCGCAGCTCGCTGAAATCCACGTCCGTAAAATATGTGAGGCTGTCTGCCCAAATCTTTTCAGATTCAGTGTTGATTTGAATATTACCGAATGCACGAATTTTACTTTTGTTGGTGAACTGGTAGGCACTATCGCAATACATTTCCATATTTTGCCCTTGCAGATGTACATTCCCAATAATTTTCTGAATGCGTTGACCCTGAAAATTACCGCCGCGAATACTATCAGCTTTTAGGATCGTAACTTTGCGTTGGGCTTGGGAGGATTGAGGTAATAAACTGATCAACAGTATGGGGATTACTAAGACGAGTGTCCATACCGGTATAGTTTGCAAGGTGTTTTTTATTTTGGAGTGAGAGTAGCGTAAATCCATTTAATTTACGATAACACGCCCTTTAGGTTCTTTTATGGTATAATTTGTTAGTTTAGTGGTACCTTCAAATCCCGTGCCGGCAATACTGTCACTGGGTGTTGTAATGATCACAAATTTTGGAGTACTGATGAGGTCTTCGCCTTGCTTCCACTTGAGATATTCAGATTTTAGATGGCGGTTATCAGAAGTGTTAACGCGCACATTTCCATATAGTTCAAAAATGGCTTCTTTAGCTTTGTAAATAGCTCGGTCTGAATATACGGTGGTTTCTATAGCACCGCCGGTTTTATACACGTAAATCGTTACCGGACCTTTAATGCGTGTTTCGTTGAGTTTTTTAGTGTTATATGTTGCGGCATAGGAACCTAATACACGCACTTTTTTAAAACCGTCTTCGGTAATTTCCATATCCACTCCCCAAGTCTCGGTTGTAGATGTAAGGGAGTCTTTAAGTGCATCATTTACCTTTTGGGCTTGCTCTTGCGAAAGTTCGGTGCAGGAGGATACGGTTGTAACCACTAGAATACTTATTAATAATATGGAGAGTGTGTCAGACTGTGCCGAAATAGCGGTCACCTGCATCACCCAGTCCCGGAACGATAAAAGCATCGTCATTAAGTTTTTCATCTATAGCAGCTGTTATGATATGCACGTCGGGATGTTCCTGTTCCATCTTTTTTAACCCTTCTGGTGCACAAACTAACGAAACAAATCGCAAATGTTGTGCTCCTTGTTTCTTTAAGAAGGAAAGGGCATCGTTTGCACTGCCACCGGTGGCAAGCATAGGGTCAACAACCAGTACCATAGCATCCTCAACGCCTTTTGGAATGTTAGAATAATAGTCCTCCGGCTCGTGTGTTGTTTCGTTACGCTCCATACCCAGATGCCCAACTTTGGCATCAGGGATAAACTGCAATAGAGCATCAGAAAGTCCTAGCCCCGCCCGTAAAATAGGGACGACCATCACATCTTGATCAATATCATACCCTGTAGTTTTTTGAATAGGTGTTTCTATTTCAAAAGTGCGCAGGGGCAATTCTTTAAGTGCATGGTAAGCCAAGATTATGGCAATCCGTTTCAGAGCTGCTCTAAACTGAGCAGTATCCGATGAAGCATCCCGCAGGATTGTCAAATCCTTACTTATAACGGGATGCTCAATAAGCGAAACCTGCTTAAAATTTTGCGAAGCCATTAGACCGTAAAATTAAGATTCTGGCGTTTCGTGTTCGGTGCTAAAGTATTGTTTAGTTGTCTTGTAGACTACTCCGGATAGGGCAAAGAGGGCGATTATGTTGAAGAAAGCCATCAGGCCGAGCATGACATCGCCAAAAGCCCAAATAGTAGCCAGTGATGCAACAGCACCAAAAAAGTGCATGCCTACAAAGGCCGTTCGATAGATCATAATAGATTCAAACCCGAAAAGGTATTGCGCAGCTCGATCTCCGTAGTAGCTCCAACTGATGGAGGTAGAGATAGCAAACAGCAGTACGGCAAAAGTTACCAGATATCCACCACCGGGTATTATCGGAGACAATCCCTTTTCAAAAGCCGCTGTAGTTAGTGGGGCTCCTGTTCTGACAACACCTCCATAGAGGGTTGATACTTGGTCTCCATTTTGCTGATAGGCGATATCACCATTCTCTTTGGAGACTTCTATCCGTCCGGTAAATGGTTTTGAATAATTAGCATCCACAAACA carries:
- the upp gene encoding uracil phosphoribosyltransferase, which gives rise to MASQNFKQVSLIEHPVISKDLTILRDASSDTAQFRAALKRIAIILAYHALKELPLRTFEIETPIQKTTGYDIDQDVMVVPILRAGLGLSDALLQFIPDAKVGHLGMERNETTHEPEDYYSNIPKGVEDAMVLVVDPMLATGGSANDALSFLKKQGAQHLRFVSLVCAPEGLKKMEQEHPDVHIITAAIDEKLNDDAFIVPGLGDAGDRYFGTV
- the lptC gene encoding LPS export ABC transporter periplasmic protein LptC; this encodes MLLSFRDWVMQVTAISAQSDTLSILLISILVVTTVSSCTELSQEQAQKVNDALKDSLTSTTETWGVDMEITEDGFKKVRVLGSYAATYNTKKLNETRIKGPVTIYVYKTGGAIETTVYSDRAIYKAKEAIFELYGNVRVNTSDNRHLKSEYLKWKQGEDLISTPKFVIITTPSDSIAGTGFEGTTKLTNYTIKEPKGRVIVN
- a CDS encoding OstA-like protein, which produces MDLRYSHSKIKNTLQTIPVWTLVLVIPILLISLLPQSSQAQRKVTILKADSIRGGNFQGQRIQKIIGNVHLQGQNMEMYCDSAYQFTNKSKIRAFGNIQINTESEKIWADSLTYFTDVDFSELRGRVIIEADSTTLFGNSVDYRFSTRIAHFIDKIRLEDQRGTLLADSGYYYRRADSAKFRGHVQIADSLQYLEGDSLFSNRDTKYYELYGKVYGNDQKNESMIQGDYLESDSTGRKLLEGNAWLQNFESDTTDTTQADTTHIQANIIRSIKHQSQTDTSTTVRGFENVRIWSSSFSAVGDTTTYTDSTNTFEIWSNAKSWHEQVQLTGPYILAKIKNGDIDSLKSYPRPFSVQQDTSLNRLNQITGDTLHANFNEGTLRQIYVFGNAKLLRYTKNKKGQPDGAIDLTAPDIRIFFKNGQLKKMNAIGTVDGSYLPESEQTANRRLNGFSWNPDLRPERPKKKMKRRFPPISDDIFFPLPQRYIEHLKEEHPESKWLPISTSKSIQKSN
- a CDS encoding asparaginase, with the protein product MKKILLIQTGGTIAMDIGDDNNPTLDTDRWTQLLYEAIPELSKIADIQSKQLFSEDSSDINKKHWSKLATFIHEHYRDYNGFVVLHGTDTMAYTASALSFALQNLDKPIIFTGSQVPMRNIRSDARRNLINAIEMATMPLPEVAICFNDFVYRGNRATKMSIGDFDAFSSPNYSPLAEIGLNIEISDHILSPAQKLQVSTEFNDQVFLQKIHPNLNPKYLQQIDFSNIRALIIEAFGSGNFPIHGEQSLLPFFKRCVDEDTLLIITSQADYDAVELNNYESGRKAIELGALSAKDMTTEATLTKIMYLLGKYDKTQNIINAFNHNIAGEITE
- a CDS encoding ribonuclease H-like domain-containing protein, with the protein product MFFVFDIETIPDFKFVRKVIKNPEADEDELLIQASEELARNSSGFLPPMYHRMVSWVGLWIENNGVPKQKVGWHGEDEKEGLQKIFDSLNTYKDFGLVHHNGRGFDLPLLTYRALKHGLQMPKRLNHYDINYRYSNDNVDLIDEFSNYGASSWPKLKHLGHLIDIPFKQTGEGHEVLAMYRDEQLPQIEHYCYEDVMGTYVVWLHLKYTVGDIDKELFDNLNDRAMSKLEEIQNNE